Proteins found in one Abyssibius alkaniclasticus genomic segment:
- the der gene encoding ribosome biogenesis GTPase Der encodes MAHFKLALVGRPNVGKSTLFNRLVGRRLALVDDQPGVTRDLREGAGRIGPLRFTVIDTAGLEAATDDSLQGRMRKLTERAVDMADICLFMIDARAGVTPFDVELAEILRKRARNVIVAANKAEGKAGEVGFYDAFSLGLGTPVQLSGEHGEGMEDLLRLLEPIAAELAETAAEKDELPAIDNTVDEEGNAEDIPDDRPIQIAVMGRPNAGKSTLINKILGEDRLLTGPEAGITRDSIAVTTHWAGRDFRIFDTAGMRKRAKVQDRLEKLSVSDGVRAVKFAEVVIVLLDVQIPFEQQDLRLADLAEREGRAVIIAVNKWDLEAEKSGKMMELRETFARLLPQLRGAPLVTISAATGQGLDRLHAAILKAHATWNTRISTARLNRWLMAATEAHPPPAPSGRRIKLRYMTQAKTRPPTFVVFASVPEKLPESYERYLVNGLREHFDMPGTPIRLYFRSGDNPYEHKAKQRKIY; translated from the coding sequence ATGGCGCATTTCAAACTGGCACTGGTTGGTCGCCCCAATGTGGGTAAATCAACGCTGTTCAACCGGCTGGTTGGCCGCCGGCTTGCGCTGGTCGATGACCAGCCCGGCGTTACACGCGACCTGCGCGAAGGCGCGGGCCGTATCGGCCCCTTGCGCTTTACGGTGATCGACACGGCTGGCCTTGAAGCCGCGACCGATGACAGTTTGCAGGGCCGGATGCGCAAGCTGACCGAGCGCGCCGTGGACATGGCCGATATCTGCCTGTTCATGATCGATGCGCGCGCTGGCGTGACCCCGTTCGATGTAGAGCTTGCCGAAATTCTGCGCAAACGCGCCAGGAATGTGATTGTGGCCGCCAACAAGGCCGAGGGCAAGGCGGGCGAGGTCGGGTTTTACGATGCGTTCAGCCTTGGGCTTGGCACGCCCGTGCAGCTTTCCGGCGAACATGGCGAGGGGATGGAGGATTTGCTGCGCCTGCTTGAGCCGATTGCCGCCGAACTGGCCGAAACCGCCGCAGAAAAAGATGAGTTGCCCGCCATAGACAATACGGTCGATGAAGAGGGCAATGCCGAAGACATCCCCGACGATCGCCCCATCCAGATTGCCGTTATGGGCCGGCCGAATGCAGGCAAATCAACCCTCATCAACAAGATTCTGGGCGAAGACCGGCTGCTGACCGGGCCAGAGGCGGGGATTACCCGCGATTCCATCGCCGTGACAACCCATTGGGCGGGCCGCGATTTCCGGATTTTTGACACGGCCGGAATGCGCAAGCGTGCCAAGGTGCAGGACAGGCTTGAAAAGCTTTCTGTGTCCGACGGTGTGCGCGCCGTGAAATTTGCCGAAGTGGTGATTGTGCTGCTCGATGTGCAGATCCCGTTTGAACAGCAAGACCTGCGACTGGCCGATCTGGCCGAGCGTGAGGGGCGCGCGGTGATCATCGCCGTGAACAAATGGGATCTGGAGGCTGAAAAGTCGGGCAAGATGATGGAGCTGCGCGAAACATTTGCGCGGCTTTTGCCGCAGCTGCGCGGCGCCCCGCTGGTGACGATTTCTGCGGCAACGGGGCAGGGGCTTGATCGGCTTCATGCCGCCATTCTGAAGGCCCATGCCACCTGGAACACCCGTATTTCCACAGCAAGGCTAAACCGCTGGCTGATGGCCGCAACCGAGGCGCATCCGCCGCCCGCGCCCTCGGGCCGCCGTATCAAGCTGCGCTATATGACCCAGGCCAAAACCCGCCCCCCCACCTTTGTGGTTTTTGCCTCGGTCCCCGAAAAGCTGCCGGAGTCTTACGAACGCTATCTGGTCAACGGGTTGCGCGAGCATTTCGACATGCCCGGCACGCCCATCCGGCTATACTTCCGCTCGGGCGACAACCCCTATGAGCATAAGGCCAAGCAGCGCAAAATTTATTAA
- a CDS encoding calcium-binding protein, which produces MSYFSQFENTYGNYTPATALTLMAADVIALRNVYGTTGQTRTGDTRYGYMSDADGPVGDWLEFGNPTVMVVIDDGGEDVFDFSQYDGEQTIDLREEAFSNVLGEIGTVGISRGSVIENAIGGSGVDHIYGNDVGNALKGKNGNDELFGFGGADRLNGGKGTDFIYGGGGKDTIKGGGANDEIYGDGGDDTIFGGSGRDTIIGGNGNDIIYGNGGGDALKGGGGNDILIGGKGNDRLIGGTGNDLLDGGIGNDILRGGDGDDQFVFNAADAGTDTLRDYGFGNDQIIIEGAGAVDSFTNDGTDIFIMVGVQTIIVEGGVAAGLTLGDLNFA; this is translated from the coding sequence ATGTCCTATTTCAGTCAGTTCGAAAATACTTATGGAAACTATACACCCGCAACTGCCCTGACACTTATGGCGGCAGATGTTATTGCGTTGCGCAATGTTTATGGCACGACCGGCCAAACCCGCACAGGCGATACGCGCTATGGCTATATGTCCGATGCAGACGGTCCTGTCGGCGATTGGCTTGAATTTGGAAACCCCACAGTCATGGTCGTCATCGACGATGGTGGCGAGGATGTGTTCGACTTTTCGCAATATGACGGCGAGCAGACAATCGACCTGCGCGAAGAAGCGTTTTCCAATGTTCTGGGCGAGATTGGCACGGTTGGCATTTCGCGCGGCTCGGTCATTGAAAACGCCATCGGCGGTTCGGGTGTCGACCATATTTACGGCAATGATGTCGGCAACGCGCTCAAGGGCAAGAATGGCAACGACGAGCTGTTCGGCTTTGGCGGCGCTGACAGGCTGAACGGCGGCAAGGGCACAGACTTTATTTATGGTGGTGGCGGTAAGGACACCATCAAAGGCGGCGGCGCCAATGACGAGATTTATGGCGATGGCGGTGATGATACAATCTTCGGCGGCTCTGGCCGTGATACGATCATCGGCGGCAATGGCAATGACATCATCTATGGCAATGGCGGCGGCGATGCGCTGAAAGGCGGCGGCGGCAATGATATTCTGATCGGTGGCAAGGGCAATGACCGGCTGATCGGCGGCACGGGCAATGACCTGCTTGATGGCGGTATCGGCAATGACATTCTGCGCGGCGGTGACGGCGATGACCAGTTTGTGTTCAATGCCGCAGATGCCGGCACCGATACGCTGCGCGATTATGGCTTTGGCAATGATCAGATCATCATTGAAGGCGCAGGCGCGGTTGACAGTTTCACCAATGACGGCACCGATATTTTCATCATGGTTGGGGTGCAGACCATCATCGTTGAAGGCGGCGTCGCGGCAGGGCTGACCCTGGGCGATCTCAACTTCGCATAA